One segment of Thermococcus sp. AM4 DNA contains the following:
- a CDS encoding amino acid ABC transporter permease, with protein sequence MVWETIARYLLHGLVVTLELTVVGFIGGFALGFLLAVARTYGGKLSKALSTAYIELIRGTPMLLQLYIIGFGLPLVIRNYFPHFVMNPTLAAALGMVINSAAYQAEYIRGAFNSVEYGQVEAALSLGMTKWGIIRHVIFPQAFRIMLPSWTNEMVYLLKYSSLAMLLAVPELMYQASVAASQTFLYAQIYLVVAGIYLVFATLIIGIMRKIELRLHIPGVTTIKR encoded by the coding sequence ATGGTCTGGGAAACGATAGCGCGGTATCTCCTCCACGGACTCGTCGTCACGCTGGAGCTCACCGTCGTGGGATTCATAGGCGGCTTTGCCCTCGGGTTTCTCTTGGCGGTCGCAAGAACCTACGGGGGGAAACTCTCAAAGGCGCTCTCGACAGCCTACATAGAGCTCATAAGGGGAACTCCAATGCTCCTCCAGCTCTACATCATAGGCTTCGGGCTCCCGCTGGTGATAAGGAACTACTTCCCCCACTTCGTCATGAACCCGACCCTTGCGGCGGCTCTGGGGATGGTAATCAACAGCGCCGCCTACCAGGCGGAGTACATCAGGGGCGCCTTCAACTCCGTCGAATACGGGCAGGTTGAGGCGGCCCTCTCGCTGGGGATGACCAAGTGGGGAATAATAAGGCACGTGATCTTTCCCCAGGCCTTCAGGATAATGCTCCCGAGCTGGACGAACGAGATGGTCTACCTGCTCAAGTACTCCTCACTGGCGATGCTCCTGGCCGTTCCGGAGCTCATGTACCAGGCGAGCGTTGCAGCCTCCCAGACGTTCCTCTACGCCCAGATATACCTCGTCGTCGCGGGAATTTACCTCGTCTTCGCCACCCTGATAATAGGGATAATGAGGAAGATAGAGCTCAGGCTCCACATACCGGGGGTTACGACGATAAAAAGGTGA
- the cobO gene encoding cob(I)yrinic acid a,c-diamide adenosyltransferase — MTWKERLGLVHIYTGNGKGKTTAAFGLAVRMLGSGGKVAIVQFMKAPKAYGEQKKIEECGALIESFGLPKFVHGKPSEEDIEAAKRALARARELASSGEWDLVILDEVCVALGFNMLDTEEVRELIKSKAPHTELVLTGRYCPEELFELADYVTEMREIKHPYQRGVIARRGVEY, encoded by the coding sequence GTGACATGGAAGGAAAGGCTCGGACTGGTGCACATCTACACCGGAAACGGAAAGGGTAAAACAACCGCGGCGTTCGGTCTGGCCGTTAGGATGCTCGGCTCAGGTGGGAAGGTTGCGATAGTCCAGTTCATGAAGGCGCCAAAGGCCTACGGCGAGCAGAAGAAGATTGAGGAGTGTGGAGCCCTGATAGAGTCCTTCGGCCTGCCGAAGTTCGTCCACGGGAAGCCGAGCGAAGAGGACATCGAAGCCGCAAAGAGGGCCCTCGCGAGGGCGAGGGAGCTGGCCTCGAGCGGGGAGTGGGATCTTGTTATTCTCGACGAGGTCTGCGTTGCGCTGGGCTTCAACATGCTCGATACCGAGGAAGTCCGGGAGCTGATAAAGAGCAAAGCCCCCCACACCGAGCTCGTTTTAACGGGCCGCTACTGTCCTGAGGAGCTGTTCGAGCTGGCCGACTACGTGACGGAGATGAGGGAAATAAAGCACCCCTACCAGAGGGGCGTAATAGCGAGGAGGGGCGTGGAGTACTGA
- a CDS encoding DUF835 domain-containing protein — MVRICSLGYFVRDMIVLLLSLGIVFLLLSIGKNTKRNLGSRYFVRSFNVLVASFILVALAELMGVLMRTDVFWENEVVADVRSVILTLGALLLFVSSIMVYLPFSRNEYTIVPIVTEPLNPSIYGAYWGSGGEASKAFVKLVKSLHLPAIVLSRDPPEVFRSKLGLKLVPVVWISKVSHDDAVDPRRLPYLLDRILNFLKSTETDKVVYIDCLEYLMLENGDEAILKFVTKLKDLASLHRGIVIINLEKSAINEKTFHVLVSELRPVKELEKMLGGS; from the coding sequence ATGGTCAGGATCTGCTCCCTCGGCTACTTCGTGAGGGACATGATCGTCCTCCTGCTCTCCCTTGGAATAGTCTTTCTGCTCCTCTCGATAGGCAAGAACACGAAGAGGAACCTCGGAAGCAGGTACTTCGTCCGAAGCTTCAACGTTCTCGTGGCCTCTTTTATCTTAGTCGCCCTCGCCGAACTTATGGGTGTGCTCATGAGAACGGACGTATTCTGGGAGAATGAAGTTGTCGCGGATGTAAGGTCAGTTATCCTCACCCTCGGGGCGCTCCTCCTCTTCGTCTCCTCCATAATGGTGTACCTGCCCTTCTCCCGCAACGAGTACACGATAGTACCGATAGTTACGGAACCCCTGAACCCTTCGATCTACGGGGCCTACTGGGGCAGCGGGGGCGAGGCTTCAAAGGCCTTCGTCAAGCTCGTCAAAAGCCTCCACCTGCCAGCGATCGTCCTGAGCAGGGACCCGCCAGAGGTTTTCCGCTCCAAACTCGGCCTGAAGCTCGTTCCGGTCGTGTGGATCTCCAAGGTCAGCCACGATGACGCAGTCGATCCGAGGAGACTGCCCTACCTCCTGGACCGCATACTCAACTTCCTGAAATCAACGGAGACCGACAAGGTCGTTTACATCGACTGCCTTGAGTACCTGATGCTCGAAAACGGGGACGAGGCGATCCTCAAGTTCGTGACGAAGCTCAAGGACCTGGCTTCCCTGCACAGGGGGATAGTGATAATCAACCTCGAAAAGAGCGCCATTAACGAGAAGACGTTCCACGTGCTCGTTTCAGAGCTCAGGCCCGTTAAGGAGCTGGAGAAGATGCTGGGGGGATCATGA